One Pasteurella dagmatis DNA segment encodes these proteins:
- a CDS encoding DUF1427 family protein: MKLYLLTFGVGVLVGVIYYALDVRSPAPPIVALVGLLGILLGEQMIPVAKQLFKGNDFVNACHATQTTEHVLGQLPGKHSLHIKGEKNDSTNS, translated from the coding sequence ATGAAACTTTATCTTCTCACATTTGGTGTGGGTGTCTTAGTTGGCGTCATCTATTATGCTTTAGATGTTCGCTCTCCTGCACCACCCATCGTGGCATTAGTCGGGCTGCTCGGAATTTTACTCGGCGAGCAAATGATCCCCGTCGCAAAACAGCTTTTTAAAGGCAATGATTTCGTGAATGCCTGCCACGCTACTCAAACAACGGAGCATGTTCTGGGTCAATTACCGGGTAAACATTCATTACACATAAAAGGAGAAAAGAATGACAGCACAAATTCCTGA